In a single window of the Streptomyces sp. 846.5 genome:
- a CDS encoding cytosine permease: MTATESTAPTPVPEDPSPTPVPSDYSPRLYNDDLAPATERKWGAFSIFNVWTSDVHSLYGYFLAASLFLVAGNAFKFVIGIGVGSLVIYWLMTLIGKAGVKTGVPYPVLARASFGTFGANVPALVRAVVATFWYGAQTSAAAGAIVAFLTRYSGPRHFDATTHLLGHSGLEVVCFLGVWAAQLLIISKGMETVRRFQDFAGPVVWLMMLVLAVVLSVKAGALSFSVDMPAKDLAALAKSSTGLSVTPGSLAAIAAIAATWITYFAALVLNFGDFARFVPDEKTLRKGNIWGLPVNLILFSFVAALTTAAASKVYGQVILEPAKISARFGSVYLVLLAALTFAVATLGINVVANFVSPAFDFANVAPKYIDFRRGGMIAAVIALLLYPLHPWDNAPSFVNAIGSTMGPIFGVIVVDYYLIRKAQIDVPALYRENGEFRFQGGWNIRAFAAGAVGAVFSSLLPVYGPAGYSAALGPYSWFIGVLVSGSLYFAVSGGRSRIVAPVPADARA; encoded by the coding sequence ATGACGGCGACAGAGAGCACAGCCCCCACGCCCGTCCCGGAGGACCCAAGCCCGACCCCGGTCCCGTCGGACTATTCACCGCGGCTCTACAACGACGATCTGGCGCCCGCCACCGAGCGGAAGTGGGGGGCGTTCAGCATCTTCAACGTCTGGACCTCGGACGTGCACAGTCTCTACGGCTACTTCCTGGCCGCCAGCCTGTTCCTCGTCGCCGGCAACGCCTTCAAGTTCGTCATCGGGATCGGCGTGGGCTCGTTGGTGATCTACTGGCTGATGACGCTGATCGGCAAGGCCGGGGTGAAGACCGGCGTGCCGTACCCGGTGCTCGCCCGGGCCTCGTTCGGCACCTTCGGCGCGAACGTCCCGGCCCTGGTGCGGGCCGTGGTCGCCACCTTCTGGTACGGGGCGCAGACCAGCGCCGCGGCCGGCGCGATCGTCGCGTTCCTCACCAGGTACAGCGGCCCCAGGCACTTCGACGCGACCACCCACCTGCTCGGGCACAGCGGCCTGGAGGTGGTGTGCTTCCTGGGCGTGTGGGCCGCCCAGCTGCTGATCATCAGTAAGGGAATGGAGACGGTGCGCCGCTTCCAGGACTTCGCCGGCCCGGTGGTCTGGCTGATGATGCTGGTCCTCGCCGTGGTTCTGTCGGTCAAGGCCGGCGCGCTGTCCTTCTCGGTCGACATGCCGGCCAAGGATCTCGCCGCGCTGGCCAAGAGCTCGACCGGCCTGAGCGTGACCCCCGGCTCGCTGGCCGCGATCGCGGCGATAGCGGCGACCTGGATCACCTACTTCGCGGCCCTGGTCCTCAACTTCGGCGACTTCGCGCGATTCGTGCCCGACGAGAAGACGCTGCGCAAGGGGAACATCTGGGGGCTGCCGGTCAACCTCATCCTCTTCTCCTTCGTCGCCGCCCTGACCACGGCGGCGGCCAGCAAGGTCTACGGCCAGGTGATCCTCGAACCCGCCAAGATCTCGGCCAGGTTCGGCAGCGTCTACCTGGTCCTGCTGGCCGCCCTGACCTTCGCGGTCGCCACGCTGGGCATCAACGTGGTCGCGAACTTCGTCAGCCCGGCGTTCGACTTCGCCAACGTCGCCCCGAAGTACATCGACTTCCGGCGCGGGGGCATGATCGCGGCCGTCATCGCGCTCCTGCTCTACCCCCTGCACCCGTGGGACAACGCGCCGAGCTTTGTCAACGCCATCGGCTCGACCATGGGCCCGATCTTCGGCGTGATCGTCGTGGACTACTACCTGATCCGCAAGGCGCAGATCGACGTCCCGGCGCTCTACCGGGAGAACGGCGAGTTCCGCTTCCAGGGTGGCTGGAACATCCGGGCCTTCGCCGCCGGGGCCGTTGGCGCCGTCTTCTCCAGCCTTCTCCCGGTCTACGGGCCGGCCGGCTACAGCGCGGCGCTCGGGCCGTACAGCTGGTTCATCGGCGTCCTCGTCTCCGGTTCGCTGTACTTCGCGGTGAGCGGCGGCAGGAGCCGGATCGTCGCGCCGGTCCCGGCGGACGCCAGGGCCTGA
- the pip gene encoding prolyl aminopeptidase translates to MVDFYAPTSPYDHGFLDTGDGNRIYYEQLGNPDGKPALNVHGGPGSGAPRQPTRAWDPERYRLIRFDQRNCGRSTPHAADPAADMSLNTTQHLIDDMERLREHLGIEKWLLNGASWGSTLVLAYAQQHPERVSEMVIPAVTTTRRSEIDWLYRGAGRFYPEAWDRFRDGVPEQERDGDLLAAYARLMENPDRAVREKAAADWLAWEDAVISNEPNGVPGMYGDREIDAQIAFVRICAHFFSNGAWLEEDQLLRNAHKLAGIPAVLVHGRHDMGSPVQTAWKLAKAWPGARLHIIEDSGHAGSDTMGQTVRNAIEEFKNR, encoded by the coding sequence ATGGTTGACTTCTACGCTCCCACCAGCCCTTACGACCACGGATTCCTCGACACCGGGGACGGCAACCGCATCTACTACGAACAGCTCGGCAACCCCGACGGCAAGCCCGCCCTGAACGTCCACGGCGGCCCGGGTTCGGGCGCGCCGCGGCAGCCGACCAGGGCCTGGGACCCCGAGCGGTACCGCCTCATCCGCTTCGACCAGCGCAACTGCGGTCGCAGCACCCCGCATGCCGCCGACCCGGCGGCGGACATGAGCCTGAACACCACGCAGCACCTGATCGACGACATGGAGCGGCTGCGCGAGCACCTCGGCATCGAGAAGTGGCTGCTGAACGGCGCCTCCTGGGGCTCGACGCTCGTCCTGGCCTACGCCCAGCAGCACCCCGAGCGGGTCAGCGAGATGGTCATCCCGGCGGTGACGACCACGCGCCGCTCCGAGATCGACTGGCTCTACCGGGGCGCCGGACGGTTCTACCCCGAGGCCTGGGACCGGTTCCGCGACGGCGTCCCCGAGCAGGAGCGGGACGGCGACCTGCTGGCGGCCTACGCCCGGCTGATGGAGAACCCCGACCGGGCCGTCCGCGAGAAGGCCGCCGCCGACTGGCTCGCCTGGGAGGACGCGGTCATCTCCAACGAGCCCAACGGTGTGCCCGGCATGTACGGCGACCGCGAGATCGACGCGCAGATCGCGTTCGTCCGCATCTGCGCCCACTTCTTCAGCAACGGCGCATGGCTGGAGGAGGACCAACTGCTGCGCAACGCCCACAAGCTGGCCGGGATCCCCGCGGTACTGGTCCACGGCCGGCACGACATGGGCAGCCCGGTCCAGACGGCGTGGAAGCTGGCGAAGGCCTGGCCGGGCGCGCGGCTGCACATCATCGAGGACTCGGGCCACGCCGGCAGCGACACGATGGGCCAGACAGTCCGCAACGCCATCGAGGAGTTCAAGAACCGGTAG
- a CDS encoding sigma-70 family RNA polymerase sigma factor, whose protein sequence is MTENSHSGYGGPQAPRSQAAIVRAAQQGDQRALDLLVADYLPLIYNIVGRALGVPADTDDVVQEIMLQMIRDVRKLRDPEAFRSWLVAIAMREVRRHWRLRRSAPPTDGIGGLDEAAQLADPGADFVDLTITVLGLSGQRREAAEATRWLDADDRQLLSLWWMEVAGRLTRSELAAAMKLPMPQAAVRVQRMKAQLDVARAVVRALKAVPRCPEADRVLRGWDGRPTGLWRKRMARHVRTCDMCGGVPVDLVPAERLLADVALVSVPPVLLGLAGWGAAGGAAGGSGAGSAAAAGRGAVRVGRLVTRAARTSGSVSFGKAAVISSVALFTATGTAAYFGLSGQTVPSRAAAPAAVRTVAQPSATRSAPAATPSPSPKPSPTPSPKAAAPKPAAVTNTRLPVRAAFYYPWYPENFSGAGSHYTPSAGQYSVDVPATVDRQIQDMQYGGLQAGISSWWGPGKREDKRLPLLLNEGAKLGFSWTVYYEEEAYGDPSSTVIRSDLEYLRKYSSQKTWLHIDGKPVIFVYGSGGDGCAMATRWAQANRGEGYYVVLKVFGGYLGCADQPQGWHQYASSLDVQKGYSAILSPGFWKNDAKTPVVPRDLARFRQDATTVATSGDPFQLLVTYNEWGEGTAVESSTDWPSASGHGAYMDILHQVFTAHPR, encoded by the coding sequence ATGACCGAGAATTCGCACAGTGGGTACGGCGGGCCGCAGGCGCCCCGGTCGCAGGCCGCGATCGTGCGCGCCGCGCAGCAGGGCGACCAGCGGGCCCTGGACCTGCTCGTGGCCGACTACCTGCCCCTGATCTACAACATCGTGGGGCGTGCGCTGGGCGTCCCCGCCGACACTGACGACGTCGTGCAGGAGATCATGCTGCAGATGATCCGCGACGTGCGGAAGCTGCGTGATCCCGAGGCGTTCCGGTCCTGGCTGGTCGCCATCGCGATGCGGGAGGTGCGACGGCACTGGCGGCTGCGGCGAAGCGCGCCGCCGACCGACGGGATCGGCGGTCTCGACGAGGCGGCGCAGCTCGCTGATCCGGGAGCCGACTTCGTCGACCTGACCATCACCGTGCTGGGCCTGTCCGGCCAGCGCAGGGAGGCGGCCGAGGCCACGCGGTGGCTGGACGCCGACGACCGGCAGCTGCTGTCGCTGTGGTGGATGGAGGTCGCCGGCCGGCTCACCCGCAGTGAGCTGGCCGCCGCGATGAAGCTGCCGATGCCGCAGGCCGCGGTCCGGGTGCAGCGGATGAAGGCCCAGCTGGATGTCGCACGGGCGGTCGTGCGGGCGCTGAAGGCGGTGCCGCGGTGCCCGGAGGCGGACCGCGTGCTCCGTGGCTGGGACGGGCGGCCAACCGGCCTGTGGCGCAAGCGGATGGCCCGGCATGTGCGCACCTGTGACATGTGCGGCGGTGTGCCCGTCGACCTGGTTCCGGCGGAGCGGCTGCTGGCCGATGTGGCGCTGGTTTCCGTTCCACCGGTCCTGTTGGGGCTGGCAGGGTGGGGTGCGGCCGGCGGCGCTGCCGGCGGGAGCGGAGCCGGTTCGGCCGCTGCGGCCGGCCGTGGCGCGGTCAGGGTGGGGAGACTGGTGACCCGGGCCGCGCGGACGTCGGGGAGCGTCTCGTTCGGGAAGGCGGCGGTGATTTCCTCCGTCGCCCTGTTCACCGCCACCGGCACCGCCGCCTACTTCGGCCTGTCCGGGCAGACCGTCCCGTCCCGGGCCGCCGCACCGGCAGCGGTGCGTACCGTCGCCCAGCCCTCCGCCACCCGCTCCGCGCCGGCGGCCACCCCCTCGCCCAGCCCGAAGCCGAGCCCCACGCCGTCGCCCAAGGCCGCGGCGCCGAAGCCGGCGGCCGTCACCAACACCCGGCTCCCGGTGCGGGCTGCCTTCTACTACCCCTGGTACCCCGAGAACTTCAGTGGCGCGGGCAGCCACTACACGCCCTCGGCCGGGCAGTACTCCGTGGACGTCCCGGCCACGGTCGACCGCCAGATCCAGGACATGCAGTACGGCGGCCTCCAGGCCGGCATCTCCTCCTGGTGGGGCCCGGGCAAGCGCGAGGACAAGCGGCTGCCGCTGCTGCTGAACGAGGGCGCCAAACTCGGCTTCTCCTGGACGGTGTACTACGAGGAAGAAGCGTACGGCGACCCCTCGTCCACGGTGATCAGAAGCGACCTGGAGTACCTGCGGAAGTACTCCAGCCAGAAGACCTGGCTGCACATCGACGGCAAACCGGTGATCTTCGTGTACGGCTCGGGCGGGGACGGCTGCGCCATGGCCACCCGGTGGGCGCAGGCCAACCGGGGCGAGGGCTACTACGTGGTGCTGAAGGTGTTCGGCGGCTACCTCGGCTGCGCCGACCAGCCGCAGGGCTGGCACCAGTACGCCTCAAGCCTGGACGTGCAGAAGGGCTACTCGGCGATCCTCTCGCCGGGGTTCTGGAAGAACGACGCGAAGACGCCGGTGGTGCCGCGCGACCTCGCCCGCTTCCGTCAGGACGCCACCACCGTCGCCACGTCGGGTGATCCGTTCCAACTGCTGGTGACCTACAACGAATGGGGCGAGGGAACGGCGGTCGAATCGTCCACGGACTGGCCCAGCGCCAGCGGCCACGGCGCCTACATGGACATCCTGCACCAGGTTTTCACCGCGCATCCGCGGTGA
- a CDS encoding IS5 family transposase yields the protein MSYSSVSLSSGSSRVTPGCDCLAHVYGNAADAPERERFYTTDMSDAEWQVVRAAMPVPAWMQGRGGRPEGYCHRQMIDAVRYLVDNGGKWRAMPADFPPWDRVYAFARRWRVKGLLAEFHDRLRGALREAEGRDPQPTAGIIDSQSVKAAANVPAASRGYDGNKKINGRRRHVVVDCLGLLLAVLVTAADVGDRTAAMPLLRDVRARFHRLTLLWADGGYTGVLVAWARDRLKLTLEIVKRTDDVKGFKVLPRRWVVERTLGWLMRTRRLCRDYETLPAAHEAVVQWSMTMLMTRRLARPRA from the coding sequence GTGTCCTACTCTTCCGTCTCGTTGTCGTCCGGGTCCAGCCGGGTCACTCCTGGGTGTGACTGCCTGGCGCACGTGTACGGGAACGCGGCGGACGCGCCTGAGCGCGAGCGCTTCTACACGACCGACATGAGCGACGCGGAGTGGCAGGTCGTGCGCGCCGCGATGCCGGTGCCGGCCTGGATGCAGGGCCGTGGCGGACGCCCGGAGGGCTACTGCCACCGGCAGATGATCGACGCGGTGCGCTACCTGGTGGACAACGGCGGCAAGTGGCGGGCGATGCCGGCCGACTTCCCGCCCTGGGACCGGGTCTACGCCTTCGCCCGGCGCTGGCGCGTCAAGGGCCTGCTGGCCGAGTTCCACGACCGGCTGCGCGGAGCACTGCGCGAGGCCGAGGGCCGCGACCCGCAGCCCACCGCGGGCATCATCGACTCCCAGTCGGTCAAAGCCGCCGCGAACGTGCCCGCCGCCTCCCGCGGCTACGACGGAAACAAGAAGATCAACGGCCGGCGCCGGCACGTCGTGGTGGACTGCCTGGGCCTGCTCCTGGCCGTCCTGGTCACCGCCGCCGACGTCGGCGACCGCACCGCCGCGATGCCCCTGCTGCGCGATGTCCGGGCCCGCTTCCACCGCCTGACCCTGCTCTGGGCCGACGGCGGCTACACCGGCGTCCTGGTCGCCTGGGCGAGGGACAGGCTGAAGCTGACCCTGGAGATCGTCAAGCGCACCGACGACGTGAAGGGCTTCAAGGTGCTGCCGCGCCGCTGGGTGGTGGAGCGCACACTGGGGTGGCTGATGCGCACGCGCCGCCTGTGCCGGGACTACGAGACGCTTCCCGCCGCCCACGAGGCCGTGGTCCAGTGGTCGATGACGATGCTCATGACCCGGCGGCTGGCCCGGCCGCGAGCGTGA
- a CDS encoding TetR/AcrR family transcriptional regulator, which yields MRTSSSPPFPLVLPGTRAGRDPERSIPRGPRRTPPEVVAATQRDRLLDGIVRTVAQVGYAGARISDICQAAGVTRPVFYELFKGKEDAFIAAHRYGTALVIRAMEDAYAQAPDWPTGVRAGLGALLGILAEAPAFASLAIVEIDAVGPAGREEREALLARFRGFFADVPGAELPVPEAELVDTVIGGVYAAIYRRVAAGRAVDLPALLPGLTFFVLAPFLGPEQAGPGLADPRPASPSPAPCLAP from the coding sequence ATGAGAACCAGCTCCTCGCCGCCCTTTCCCCTGGTGCTCCCCGGCACCCGGGCAGGCCGTGACCCGGAACGATCGATACCGCGCGGGCCGCGGCGCACCCCGCCCGAGGTGGTCGCCGCCACCCAGCGCGACCGGCTGCTCGACGGAATCGTCCGCACGGTCGCGCAGGTCGGCTACGCCGGTGCCCGGATCAGCGACATCTGCCAGGCCGCGGGGGTCACCAGGCCGGTCTTCTACGAGCTGTTCAAGGGCAAGGAGGATGCCTTCATCGCCGCCCACCGGTACGGGACGGCGCTGGTCATCCGGGCCATGGAGGACGCGTACGCGCAGGCGCCGGACTGGCCGACCGGCGTCCGGGCCGGCCTCGGCGCGCTGCTCGGCATCCTCGCCGAGGCGCCCGCCTTCGCGAGCCTGGCCATCGTCGAGATCGACGCGGTCGGGCCCGCCGGACGCGAGGAGCGCGAGGCCCTGCTCGCGCGGTTCCGCGGGTTCTTCGCCGACGTCCCCGGAGCCGAACTGCCGGTCCCCGAGGCCGAGCTGGTGGACACCGTGATCGGCGGGGTCTACGCCGCGATCTACCGACGCGTCGCCGCGGGGCGGGCCGTCGACCTCCCGGCGCTGCTGCCGGGCCTGACGTTTTTCGTGCTGGCCCCCTTCCTGGGCCCGGAGCAGGCCGGACCCGGCCTCGCCGACCCCCGCCCGGCCTCGCCCTCGCCGGCGCCGTGCCTGGCGCCCTGA
- a CDS encoding methyltransferase, whose protein sequence is MVTEHPDGFRLTELGALLRAGRPGSLRPLALMYGGVFYQSFADLGHTVRTGEVAFEHRFGENHFDHFARHPALTELFDQSMAASSRMFEPLAAHPVITAAGRAPALATVVDIAGGNGELLGRLLGAHPRLRGVLLERPHVVEAARRSLDAAGPGARCDCLPGDFSDVPPGGDVYLLSRVLHDWDDERCREILRGIAHAMPASADLLIVERVLPGDGSASLATAWDLHMMCNVGGRERRADHYARLLAEAGLALVDVSPLPLDACVLHARKVPAQQ, encoded by the coding sequence GTGGTCACCGAGCACCCCGACGGCTTCCGGCTCACCGAACTCGGCGCCCTGCTGCGCGCAGGGCGCCCGGGCTCGCTGCGACCGCTCGCCCTGATGTACGGCGGCGTCTTCTACCAGTCCTTCGCGGACCTGGGCCACACCGTGCGCACCGGCGAGGTCGCCTTCGAGCACCGCTTCGGCGAGAACCACTTCGACCACTTCGCGCGCCATCCCGCACTCACGGAACTGTTCGACCAGTCCATGGCCGCGAGCTCGCGCATGTTCGAACCGCTCGCCGCGCATCCGGTCATCACCGCCGCCGGCCGGGCCCCGGCACTCGCCACCGTGGTCGACATCGCGGGCGGGAACGGGGAGTTGCTCGGCCGCCTCCTCGGAGCACACCCGCGGCTGCGCGGCGTACTGCTCGAACGCCCGCACGTCGTCGAGGCCGCCCGCCGATCCCTGGACGCAGCAGGTCCGGGCGCGCGGTGCGACTGCCTGCCGGGCGACTTCTCGGACGTGCCGCCCGGCGGCGACGTCTACCTCCTCTCGCGGGTACTGCACGACTGGGACGACGAGCGCTGCCGGGAGATCCTGCGCGGCATCGCCCACGCCATGCCCGCCTCCGCCGACCTGCTCATCGTCGAACGCGTACTGCCGGGCGACGGCTCGGCCTCCCTGGCCACCGCGTGGGATCTGCACATGATGTGCAACGTCGGCGGCCGCGAACGCCGAGCCGACCACTATGCGCGCCTGCTCGCCGAGGCAGGACTCGCACTCGTGGACGTCTCGCCGCTGCCCCTGGACGCCTGTGTGCTGCACGCCAGAAAGGTTCCTGCACAGCAGTAG
- a CDS encoding Tat pathway signal sequence domain protein, whose protein sequence is MRKRPVFALAVVAASALALTPITSASADDAVLTYGSAGGTAVAVGDVLTAPLASGTSATLYSSSTGTSGITCTSSQLTASVTSNPATPGTATESATAQTFSSCTSNVFGVLAVKSITVNALPYTTSVNSNGTLTVAPSGTAIQTTVVLSTLLGSITCIYQAPSLSATTSNTDNSISFSNQAFTKSSGSSLCFSSGYFSATYAPIADSSVSGSPSVYVN, encoded by the coding sequence ATGCGCAAGCGCCCCGTCTTCGCCCTCGCCGTCGTCGCCGCCTCGGCACTGGCCCTGACCCCGATCACCTCCGCATCCGCGGACGACGCCGTGCTGACCTACGGCAGCGCCGGCGGCACCGCCGTCGCGGTCGGCGACGTGCTGACCGCGCCGCTGGCCAGCGGCACCAGCGCGACCCTCTACTCCAGCAGCACCGGCACCAGCGGGATCACCTGCACGTCCTCACAGCTCACCGCCTCGGTGACCAGCAACCCGGCCACCCCGGGCACCGCCACCGAGTCCGCGACCGCCCAGACGTTCAGCAGCTGCACCAGCAATGTCTTCGGCGTCCTGGCGGTCAAGAGCATCACGGTGAACGCCCTGCCCTACACCACTTCCGTCAACTCGAACGGCACCCTGACGGTGGCCCCGAGCGGCACCGCGATCCAGACCACGGTGGTACTGAGCACCCTGCTCGGCAGCATCACCTGCATCTACCAGGCGCCGAGCCTGAGCGCCACCACGTCCAACACCGACAACAGCATCTCGTTCAGCAACCAGGCGTTCACCAAGTCCTCCGGCTCCTCGCTCTGCTTCAGCAGCGGCTACTTCAGCGCCACGTACGCGCCGATCGCCGACAGCAGCGTCAGCGGCAGCCCCTCGGTCTACGTGAACTGA